A genomic segment from Anticarsia gemmatalis isolate Benzon Research Colony breed Stoneville strain chromosome 12, ilAntGemm2 primary, whole genome shotgun sequence encodes:
- the LOC142977156 gene encoding fasciclin-2-like isoform X2, with protein MAGTYTCASKYQGTTYTQTYELDVYDQLVFFNTQKEQYLVSGTDSMINCSAQGASTPYVKWYRVDDSLEEIYYDTGKYEMMSEGLVVKNVTHEDAGIYRCSASVPITGEEAEVNINVKVMTIPVISSFTASPESTVIVGESLFIECSAEGLPDPEFIFEKISNTSTDRNATWVQDKGTIRFNSIQVEDAGIYECCAKNYVGNTTMEIEIKVLVPPQIIGFENVTVLEGNELQIHCLTIGNPPPNVTITYEGKTLDQEKDSIYEDNFIDNFAIIRVNRSNEGYYICNASNEVDYHTEIMYVTVNHVPYFEKSQEIVWGWNGEGVVLNCTNDANPPATVIWKYTKSPNTTTDEAKMNLNLSDSPVIYSFPISDEYAPFGEYKCLAQNNIGQAAKDIQLKKGYIPSKIVNASVIAPTATTASFSIEPPTDFEGPDILGFQAEYDIAENYNITHIHRNRTWALGIAYKLEKLKPNSTYWVKIAAINKVGTGPWGEYLEFRTLEKAAPEPPIWQVESPQIPPDNVLKWEEPEDNGEPIDYYALRYCPVHIELDEVDESLCKEHRIVSTEQELVDLKLNTTYYFELIAHNAKGNSTAVNLTLVVPAMDSSESAPLLSGGTIIGISVVAVLVCLLLLDLLLLFWRKQGIIASCCYKSKKKPNPLNSRDKKGLLKDNGESTDDTLRRPNNGHKEFEYNKTTGIITGKHSSV; from the exons ATGGCGGGAACTTACACATGTGCGTCCAAGTATCAGGGCACGACGTACACTCAGACGTACGAATTAGATGTATATG ATCAATTGGTATTCTTCAATACGCAGAAAGAACAATATTTGGTATCTGGAACAGATTCCATGATCAACTGTTCAGCACAAGGCGCATCGACACCTTACGTTAAATGGTACAGAGTAGATGATTCACTAGAAGAG ATATACTATGACACGGGAAAATATGAAATGATGTCTGAAGGACTGGTTGTAAAAAATGTGACCCATGAAGATGCTGGTATTTACAGATGTTCTGCGTCTGTACCTATTACAGGCGAAGAAGCTGAagttaatataaatgttaag GTTATGACTATACCAGTAATATCAAGTTTTACAGCATCACCAGAAAGCACTGTAATAGTTGGAGAATCACTATTTATAGAGTGTTCAGCTGAAGGATTACCTGACCCTGAATTTATATTCGAAAAGATTTCTAATACG TCAACCGATAGGAACGCGACATGGGTGCAAGACAAGGGCACGATTCGTTTCAACTCTATTCAAGTAGAAGACGCAGGAATATACGAGTGCTGCGCTAAAAACTACGTCGGGAATACTACCATGGAAATTGAAATTAAG GTACTAGTGCCACCGCAAATAATAGGTTTTGAAAACGTAACTGTTCTAGAAGGTAATGAATTACAAATACATTGCTTGACGATTGGTAACCCGCCGCCAAATGTTACGATTACTTATGAAGGAAAGACTTTGGATCAGGAAAA gGACTCGATCTACGAAGACAATTTCATTGATAATTTCGCAATAATCAGAGTAAATAGGTCTAATGAAGGATATTACATTTGCAATGCAAGTAATGAag TGGATTACCATACGGAAATAATGTACGTGACGGTAAATCATGTGCCATATTTTGAGAAAAGTCAAGAGATTGTATGGGGCTGGAACGGGGAAGGCGTTGTATTGAACTGCACTAACGATGCCAATCCACCGGCTACTGTAATATGGAA GTATACGAAATCACCAAACACAACGACAGATGAAGCAAAAATGAACTTAAATTTAAGTGACTCGCCTGTAATTTACTCGTTCCCGATATCTGACGAATACGCACCGTTCGGTGAATACAAGTGTTTAGCTCAAAACAATATTGGTCAAGCTGCGAAAGATATACAATTGAAAAAAGGATACATACCATCCAAGATCGTAAAC gcgTCAGTAATCGCTCCGACGGCTACTACAGCTAGTTTCTCAATCGAACCTCCGACAGATTTCGAAGGGCCTGACATTCTAGGGTTCCAAGCAGAATACGACATAGCAGAAAACTACAATATCACTCATATCCACCGCAACAGAACATGGGCGTTGGGAATAGCGTACAAACTGGAGAAATTGAAACCTAATTCAACGTATTGGGTTAAAATAGCTGCTATCAACAAAGTTGGTACCGGACCCTGGGGAGAATATCTAGAGTTCAGAACTCTTGAAAA GGCAGCCCCAGAGCCGCCGATATGGCAAGTGGAGTCGCCCCAGATCCCGCCAGACAACGTGCTCAAGTGGGAAGAACCAGAAGATAACGGTGAACCCATCGACTACTACGCGTTGCGGTATTGTCCG GTACACATAGAATTAGATGAAGTAGACGAATCTCTATGCAAAGAACATCGCATAGTATCCACTGAACAAGAGCTGGTGGATCTAAAGTTAAACACCACGTATTACTTTGAACTTATAGCGCATAATGCTAAAGGAAATTCCACTGCTGTCAACCTCACACTGGTTGTACCAG CAATGGATTCTTCGGAATCTGCGCCTCTGTTATCAGGCGGGACCATCATAGGTATATCTGTAGTAGCAGTacttgtatgtttattactacTAGACCTGCTACTACTATTCTGGAGGAAACAAGGCATCATCGCCAGCTGTTGTTACAAGAGTAAGAAGAAACCAAACCCGCTGAATTCACG TGACAAGAAAGGTCTGTTGAAAGACAACGGGGAGAGCACAGACGATACTTTGAGGAGGCCTAACAATGGCCACAAAGAGTTCGAATACAATAAGACCACCGGCATTATTACCGGAAAACATTCCTCGGTATaa
- the LOC142977156 gene encoding fasciclin-2-like isoform X1 has protein sequence MKKYFVIYVSLVIIFCKDCSACFTENSNQLASVKTGQVFYTECCCTAPGFSAKDLQWLDPENRVIGPGTESKVYIEEQRSDSQCVPLHITEASKQMAGTYTCASKYQGTTYTQTYELDVYDQLVFFNTQKEQYLVSGTDSMINCSAQGASTPYVKWYRVDDSLEEIYYDTGKYEMMSEGLVVKNVTHEDAGIYRCSASVPITGEEAEVNINVKVMTIPVISSFTASPESTVIVGESLFIECSAEGLPDPEFIFEKISNTSTDRNATWVQDKGTIRFNSIQVEDAGIYECCAKNYVGNTTMEIEIKVLVPPQIIGFENVTVLEGNELQIHCLTIGNPPPNVTITYEGKTLDQEKDSIYEDNFIDNFAIIRVNRSNEGYYICNASNEVDYHTEIMYVTVNHVPYFEKSQEIVWGWNGEGVVLNCTNDANPPATVIWKYTKSPNTTTDEAKMNLNLSDSPVIYSFPISDEYAPFGEYKCLAQNNIGQAAKDIQLKKGYIPSKIVNASVIAPTATTASFSIEPPTDFEGPDILGFQAEYDIAENYNITHIHRNRTWALGIAYKLEKLKPNSTYWVKIAAINKVGTGPWGEYLEFRTLEKAAPEPPIWQVESPQIPPDNVLKWEEPEDNGEPIDYYALRYCPVHIELDEVDESLCKEHRIVSTEQELVDLKLNTTYYFELIAHNAKGNSTAVNLTLVVPAMDSSESAPLLSGGTIIGISVVAVLVCLLLLDLLLLFWRKQGIIASCCYKSKKKPNPLNSRDKKGLLKDNGESTDDTLRRPNNGHKEFEYNKTTGIITGKHSSV, from the exons ATTGTTCCGCGTGCTTCACAGAAAATTCCAATCAGTTGGCATCAGTCAAAACTGGTCAGGTTTTCTATACAGAATGTTGTTGCACCGCACCCGGCTTCTCGGCTAAAGACTTACAATGGTTGGACCCTGAAAACAGAGTCATAGG ACCAGGTACAGAATCGAAAGTGTACATCGAAGAGCAGAGATCGGACAGCCAATGTGTTCCGCTGCACATTACAGAGGCAAGCAAACAAATGGCGGGAACTTACACATGTGCGTCCAAGTATCAGGGCACGACGTACACTCAGACGTACGAATTAGATGTATATG ATCAATTGGTATTCTTCAATACGCAGAAAGAACAATATTTGGTATCTGGAACAGATTCCATGATCAACTGTTCAGCACAAGGCGCATCGACACCTTACGTTAAATGGTACAGAGTAGATGATTCACTAGAAGAG ATATACTATGACACGGGAAAATATGAAATGATGTCTGAAGGACTGGTTGTAAAAAATGTGACCCATGAAGATGCTGGTATTTACAGATGTTCTGCGTCTGTACCTATTACAGGCGAAGAAGCTGAagttaatataaatgttaag GTTATGACTATACCAGTAATATCAAGTTTTACAGCATCACCAGAAAGCACTGTAATAGTTGGAGAATCACTATTTATAGAGTGTTCAGCTGAAGGATTACCTGACCCTGAATTTATATTCGAAAAGATTTCTAATACG TCAACCGATAGGAACGCGACATGGGTGCAAGACAAGGGCACGATTCGTTTCAACTCTATTCAAGTAGAAGACGCAGGAATATACGAGTGCTGCGCTAAAAACTACGTCGGGAATACTACCATGGAAATTGAAATTAAG GTACTAGTGCCACCGCAAATAATAGGTTTTGAAAACGTAACTGTTCTAGAAGGTAATGAATTACAAATACATTGCTTGACGATTGGTAACCCGCCGCCAAATGTTACGATTACTTATGAAGGAAAGACTTTGGATCAGGAAAA gGACTCGATCTACGAAGACAATTTCATTGATAATTTCGCAATAATCAGAGTAAATAGGTCTAATGAAGGATATTACATTTGCAATGCAAGTAATGAag TGGATTACCATACGGAAATAATGTACGTGACGGTAAATCATGTGCCATATTTTGAGAAAAGTCAAGAGATTGTATGGGGCTGGAACGGGGAAGGCGTTGTATTGAACTGCACTAACGATGCCAATCCACCGGCTACTGTAATATGGAA GTATACGAAATCACCAAACACAACGACAGATGAAGCAAAAATGAACTTAAATTTAAGTGACTCGCCTGTAATTTACTCGTTCCCGATATCTGACGAATACGCACCGTTCGGTGAATACAAGTGTTTAGCTCAAAACAATATTGGTCAAGCTGCGAAAGATATACAATTGAAAAAAGGATACATACCATCCAAGATCGTAAAC gcgTCAGTAATCGCTCCGACGGCTACTACAGCTAGTTTCTCAATCGAACCTCCGACAGATTTCGAAGGGCCTGACATTCTAGGGTTCCAAGCAGAATACGACATAGCAGAAAACTACAATATCACTCATATCCACCGCAACAGAACATGGGCGTTGGGAATAGCGTACAAACTGGAGAAATTGAAACCTAATTCAACGTATTGGGTTAAAATAGCTGCTATCAACAAAGTTGGTACCGGACCCTGGGGAGAATATCTAGAGTTCAGAACTCTTGAAAA GGCAGCCCCAGAGCCGCCGATATGGCAAGTGGAGTCGCCCCAGATCCCGCCAGACAACGTGCTCAAGTGGGAAGAACCAGAAGATAACGGTGAACCCATCGACTACTACGCGTTGCGGTATTGTCCG GTACACATAGAATTAGATGAAGTAGACGAATCTCTATGCAAAGAACATCGCATAGTATCCACTGAACAAGAGCTGGTGGATCTAAAGTTAAACACCACGTATTACTTTGAACTTATAGCGCATAATGCTAAAGGAAATTCCACTGCTGTCAACCTCACACTGGTTGTACCAG CAATGGATTCTTCGGAATCTGCGCCTCTGTTATCAGGCGGGACCATCATAGGTATATCTGTAGTAGCAGTacttgtatgtttattactacTAGACCTGCTACTACTATTCTGGAGGAAACAAGGCATCATCGCCAGCTGTTGTTACAAGAGTAAGAAGAAACCAAACCCGCTGAATTCACG TGACAAGAAAGGTCTGTTGAAAGACAACGGGGAGAGCACAGACGATACTTTGAGGAGGCCTAACAATGGCCACAAAGAGTTCGAATACAATAAGACCACCGGCATTATTACCGGAAAACATTCCTCGGTATaa